From Amphiura filiformis chromosome 20, Afil_fr2py, whole genome shotgun sequence, a single genomic window includes:
- the LOC140141953 gene encoding mitogen-activated protein kinase kinase kinase 20-like, whose amino-acid sequence MLWKSNGNKQVAVKKLNNLDPREVAIWLTLEHTNIVQLFGVVDEEMDYMLVLEYCERGSPCSYLDEHRDQPLTPQLFYDWAEQAAKPVKYLKQMQRIHKEIKSANYLITEDNILKLADFGLSKTEVEVTLSNASLSATPAYMAPELFKENKLSPTYDIFALAVVLWELWTRKVPFKTNDYHNIMYIVCVKNERLSIPPDCPEILANLMKQCWVVERHERPSIDHVLAAIKEARLQALGDVNEHERLSFTIHGLSSLSVAEEQTKPTSRPELNAATSLETVESLNTAQQDLELLKGDQAASSPSFTAMKGTIDIAMREKVEMLEHQVTAFTSDFKDERGDKEQLQGHYTDTLKELKDKDLFIEQLQKRLRQRSPGPLYDSNNKPRRRQQLLARGTPRYYGDDLPDLPIEVVIDAGSVAGADGTTSLDAPHEEDNDSGDDDKPLQCPHCLRRFSIADVDQFMQHTDTCLDSV is encoded by the exons ATGTTGTGGAAAAGCAATGGAAATAAACAGGTTGCAGTCAAAAAGTTGAACAACCTGGACCCAAGGGAAGTAGCTATTTGGCTAACACTTGAACACACAAATATTGTCCAACTATTTGGTGTTGTAGATGAAGAAATGGACTAtatgttggtgttagaatattgTGAGAGAGGATCGCCATGTTCTTATTTAGATGAGCACCGTGATCAGCCTCTGACACCACAGTTGTTTTATGATTGGGCAGAGCAAGCAGCCAAACCTGTCAAGTATCTGAAACAGATGCAGAGGATTCATAAAGAGATCAAGTCGGCGAACTACCTCATCACTGAAGACAATATTTTAAAGCTGGCTGATTTTGGATTGTCCAAGACAGAGGTCGAAGTAACACTAAGCAATGCAAGTCTGTCTGCAACTCCTGCCTATATGGCACCCGAGTTGTTCAAGGAGAATAAACTTTCTCCCACATATGACATATTTGCACTAGCCGTGGTTCTGTGGGAATTATGGACTCGAAAGGTACCATTCAAGACCAATGACTATCATAACATCATGTATATAGTTTGTGTCAAGAATGAGCGTCTGTCCATCCCACCAGATTGCCCAGAGATTCTTGCAAACTTGATGAAGCAGTGTTGGGTCGTGGAACGGCACGAGAGGCCAAGTATTGACCATGTGTTAGCGGCTATCAAAGAAGCAAGACTTCAAGCTTTAGGTGATGTGAATGAACATGAAAGATTATCTTTTACTATCCACGGTCTTTCAAGCTTATCAGTAGCAGAAGAGCAGACCAAGCCTACTTCCAGACCAGAGCTGAATGCTGCTACTTCTTTAGAAACAGTTGAATCATTGAACACTGCACAGCAAGATCTAGAATTACTAAAAGGTGATCAG GCTGCTTCAAGTCCCAGTTTCACTGCTATGAAAGGAACAATAGATATAGCTATGCGTGAAAAAGTAGAGATGCTGGAGCATCAG GTCACTGCCTTTACATCTGATTTCAAAGATGAGAGAGGTGACAAAGAACAACTCCAAGGCCACTACACTGATACATTGAAAGAACTGAAAGACAAAGATCTCTTCATAGAACAACTTCAAAAACGG CTTCGTCAAAGATCTCCTGGTCCATTATATGATTCAAACAACAAACCTAGACGTAGG CAACAGCTATTAGCACGAGGTACACCAAGATATTATGGTGATGACCTGCCTGATCTTCCAATAGAAGTTGTAATCGATGCTGGTAGTGTCGCAGGGGCAGATGGTACAACAAGTTTGGATGCTCCACATGAGGAAGATAATGATAGTGGTGATGATGATAAACCTCTACAGTGTCCTCATTGTTTACGTCGATTCAGTATTGCAGATGTTGATCAATTCATGCAGCACACTGATACTTGTCTTGACTCGGTGTAA